A DNA window from Daucus carota subsp. sativus chromosome 3, DH1 v3.0, whole genome shotgun sequence contains the following coding sequences:
- the LOC108210487 gene encoding large ribosomal subunit protein eL31, which yields MVEKTKGRKEEVVTREYTINLHKRLHGCTFKKKAPNAIKEIRKFAQKAMGTTDVRVDVKLNKQIWSRGIRSVPRRVRVRIARKRNDDEDAKEELYSLVTVAEAPTGLKGLGTLVIEEDDE from the exons ATGGTGGAAAAGACCAAAGGAAGAAAGGAAGAGGTGGTCACCAGAGAGTACACCATCAACCTTCACAAGCGTCTTCATGGCTG CACCTTCAAGAAGAAGGCTCCGAATGCCATCAAGGAAATTAGGAAGTTTGCGCAGAAGGCGATGGGCACGACGGATGTCCGTGTGGATGTCAAGTTGAACAAGCAAATTTGGAGTAGGGGGATTAGAAGTGTACCAAGGAGGGTTAGAGTTCGCATTGCTCGCAAGCggaatgatgatgaagatgccAAGGAAGAGCTTTACTCCCTTGTGACTGTTGCAGAGGCTCCGACCGGTCTTAAGGGACTAGGTACACTAGTcattgaagaagatgatgaatgA
- the LOC108214810 gene encoding asparagine--tRNA ligase, cytoplasmic 1, with translation MEGLSLSEPALKAQFSQRVLIKTILSRPDGGAGLAGQTVKIGGWVKTGRKANKDEFAFLEVNDGSCPANLQVIIYATISPLDQLVSTGACVHVEGKLDVPPEGKNKQKIELKVEKVLDVGPVDPSKYPIPKTKLTLEFLRDHVHLRARTNTIASIARIRDELAYATHTFFRKHGFRYVHTPIISTSDCEGAGEMFQVTTLFSDTEKLDKELIANPPPSQADLEAASVLVKEKGGVVAQLKSAKASKSEISAAVSELTKAKEIFSKLEERSKLKPGIPKKDGKVDYSQDFFARQAFLTVSGQLQVETYACALSSVYTFGPTFRAEHSHTSRHLAEFWMVEPEIAFADLEDDMRCAEAYVKFMCQWLLDNCLDDMKFMVEKYDKGAIDRLKMVASTDFVRLSYTEAVAILEEVAKEKVFENKVEWGIDLASEHERYLTEVKFKSPVIVYNYPKGIKAFYMKVNPDNKTVAAMDVLVPKVGELIGGSQREERYEVIKERISEMGLPLDPYQWYLDLRRFGTVKHSGFGLGFERMILFATGLENIRDVIPFPRYPGRADL, from the exons ATGGAAGGCCTGAGCCTCTCCGAGCCAGCACTCAAAGCCCAATTCTCCCAACGAGTCCTCATCAAAACCATCCTCAGCCGCCCCGACGGCGGCGCCGGACTCGCCGGCCAGACCGTGAAAATCGGGGGGTGGGTGAAGACGGGGCGCAAAGCCAACAAAGACGAGTTCGCTTTCCTCGAAGTCAACGATGGGTCTTGCCCAGCTAATTTGCAAGTGATCATATACGCGACAATATCGCCGCTTGATCAGCTTGTTTCGACCGGGGCGTGTGTTCATGTGGAGGGGAAGCTTGATGTGCCTCCTGAAGGGAAGAATAAGCAGAAGATTGAGTTGAAGGTTGAGAAGGTTCTTGATGTGGGCCCGGTTGATCCCTCCAAGTATCCCATTCCCAAGACTAAGCTCACTCTTGAGTTTCTCCGGGATCATGTTCATCTTCGGGCTAGAACCAATACG ATAGCATCAATTGCGCGGATCCGTGATGAGCTGGCTTATGCAACCCACACATTCTTCCGCAAGCATGGATTTCGTTATGTGCACACTCCTATTATCAGCACAAGTGATTGTGAGGGTGCTGGGGAGATGTTTCAAGTCACCACACTGTTTAGTGATACTGAGAAGCTGGACAAGGAACTGATTGCCAATCCTCCACCTTCACAGGCCGATCTTGAGGCGGCAAGTGTCCTTGTCAAGGAAAAAGGTGGTGTTGTTGCGCAGCTAAAATCTGCTAAAGCAAGTAAATCAGAAATTAGTGCTGCTGTTTCGGAGTTAACTAAAGCTAAAGAAATTTTCTCCAAGCTGGAAGAGCGCTCTAAGCTTAAACCTGGTATTCCTAAAAAAGATGGGAAGGTAGACTATTCCCAAGATTTCTTTGCACGTCAGGCATTTTTGACCGTTTCTGGTCAACTTCAAGTTGAGACTTATGCATGTGCTCTTAGTAGTGTATATACTTTTGGACCAACATTTCGAGCTGAACACTCTCACACCTCGAGGCATCTGGCAGAGTTCTGGATGGTGGAACCAGAAATAGCATTTGCTGATCTTGAG GATGATATGAGGTGTGCGGAGGCTTATGTGAAGTTCATGTGTCAATGGTTACTTGACAATTGCCTTGATGATATGAAGTTTATGGTTGAAAAATATGACAAAGGTGCCATTGATCGTCTAAAAATGGTTGCGTCAACTGACTTTGTCAGACTTTCTTATACCGAAGCAGTTGCCATTCTCGAGGAAGTTGCTAAAGAGAAAGTGTTTGAGAATAAAGTGGAATGGGGTATAGATTTAGCTTCAGAGCATGAAAG ATACTTGACTGAGGTGAAATTCAAGTCGCCTGTTATTGTGTATAATTATCCTAAAGGCATTAAAGCTTTTTATATGAAGGTCAACCCTGACAACAAGACAGTAGCTGCAATGGATGTACTTGTACCGAAG GTGGGAGAACTTATCGGGGGTAGTCAAAGAGAAGAGCGTTATGAGGTGATCAAAGAAAG GATATCGGAGATGGGACTGCCACTAGATCCATATCAGTGGTACCTAGACTTGCGACGCTTTGGGACCGTAAAGCATAGCGGTTTTGGTCTTGGGTTTGAGCGGATGATTCTTTTCGCCACGGGCCTCGAGAATATCagggatgtaataccattcccGAGATACCCTGGACGAGCAGATTTATGA
- the LOC108211621 gene encoding glucan endo-1,3-beta-glucosidase 13, with amino-acid sequence MERVFSLIFGTCLLLLCLGSCSGSSIGVCYGRNADDLPTPDKVVELVKLQNIKYVRIYDSNIQVLKAFANTGIELMIGIPNSDLLPFAQFQSNADTWLKNNILPYYPATKITYITVGAEVTEAPSNISALVVPAMWNVFTALKKAGLKKKIKISTTNSLGILSCSYPPSAGAFNSSHAYFLKPLLEFLAKSRSPFMVNTYPYYAYRDSPTNVSLDYALFESSSEVIDQSTGLLYTNMFDSQVDAIYFALMALNFSTIEVMVTETGWPSKGSAEEVDATPDNAHTYNTNLIRHVINDTGTPARPGNELDVYIFSLFNENRKPGLESERNWGIFDPDQTSIYNLDFNGRAPVDVTTETNATNSNGTWWCIASSEASETDLQNSLDWVCGSGNVDCSAVQPSQPCFEPDSLISHASYAFNTYYQQNGATDIACGFGGSGVKTDTDPSYDKCLYTTARNNITTASNITSKPPASNSAWKSAPVWLCSVLIVTFL; translated from the exons ATGGAAAGAGTTTTCAGCCTCATTTTTGGAACTTGTTTGCTTCTCTTGTGTTTGG GTTCCTGCAGTGGAAGCTCAATCGGGGTTTGCTATGGGAGAAATGCAGATGACCTCCCCACCCCTGATAAAGTAGTGGAACTGGTTAAACTGCAAAATATAAAGTATGTAAGGATATATGACTCAAACATCCAAGTCCTCAAAGCCTTTGCAAACACTGGGATTGAGCTCATGATAGGGATTCCAAATTCTGATCTTTTGCCATTTGCACAATTTCAGTCCAATGCGGATACCTGGTTGAAGAACAACATCCTACCATACTATCCAGCCACGAAGATAACATACATAACTGTTGGTGCTGAAGTTACTGAAGCTCCGAGTAACATCTCTGCTTTGGTAGTACCTGCAATGTGGAATGTCTTCACAGCTCTAAAAAAGGCTGGGCTCAAGAAGAAGATCAAGATTTCGACTACTAATTCTCTTGGTATCTTGTCCTGTTCATATCCTCCTTCGGCAGGGGCTTTTAATAGCAGTCATGCCTACTTTCTTAAACCTCTATTGGAGTTTCTTGCTAAAAGTCGGTCACCTTTCATGGTAAACACGTATCCTTACTATGCTTACAGAGACTCCCCAACCAATGTATCTCTAGACTACGCTCTGTTTGAGTCATCCTCAGAAGTGATCGACCAAAGTACTGGTCTGCTTTATACAAATATGTTCGATTCCCAAGTTGATGCTATTTATTTTGCACTAATGGCTCTGAATTTCAGCACAATAGAAGTTATGGTCACTGAGACAGGCTGGCCGTCAAAAGGGTCAGCGGAGGAGGTGGATGCAACTCCTGATAATGCACATACCTATAATACCAATTTGATTCGCCATGTCATCAATGATACTGGAACTCCGGCAAGGCCTGGTAACGAGTTGGATGTTTACATTTTCTCTTTGTTCAACGAAAACAGGAAGCCTGGGCTAGAGTCTGAGAGGAACTGGGGAATATTTGATCCTGACCAGACAAGTATATATAACTTAGATTTCAATGGTAGAGCTCCTGTGGACGTAACAACAGAGACAAATGCCACCAACTCTAACGGAACATGGTGGTGCATTGCTTCTTCTGAAGCTTCTGAAACTGACTTACAAAATTCCTTGGATTGGGTTTGTGGCTCTGGGAATGTGGATTGTTCTGCAGTTCAGCCTAGCCAGCCATGTTTTGAACCAGATAGTTTAATTTCACATGCATCTTATGCTTTTAACACTTATTACCAGCAAAATGGGGCTACTGACATTGCATGTGGATTTGGAGGTTCAGGAGTTAAAACAGATACAGACCCAA GTTATGACAAGTGCTTGTATACGACAGCTAG GAACAACATAACTACCGCAAGTAACATAACATCTAAACCTCCAGCTTCTAATTCTGCATGGAAAAGTGCTCCAGTATGGCTTTGTAGTGTACTTATAGTGACATTCCTGTAA